The Streptomyces rimosus genomic interval TGGGCCACCTGGTCCGGCGGCTGGAGGCCCGTACCGCGAAGGCCAGGTGACCGTCGTGCACACCGACCAGCAGCCGGTGACGGCACGCCGGGCGATCGAGGTCGAGGGGCTGCACAAGTCCTTCGGCGCGCTGGAGGTCCTCAAGGGCATCGACTTCTCCGTGGAACGGGGCGAGGTGGTGTGCGTCATCGGCCCGTCCGGGTCGGGCAAGTCGACGCTGCTGCGCTGCGTGAACCTGCTGGAGGAGCCGACCGCCGGCCGGGTCACCGTGGCGGGTACCGAGGTCACCGACCCGGATGTGGACATCGACCGGGTCCGCCGCCGCATCGGGATGGTCTTCCAGTCCTTCAACCTCTTCCCGCACCTGACCGCCCTGGAGAACCTGACGATCGCGCAGCGCCGGGTGCTGCGCCGCGACCGGGCGGCGGCCGAACAGGTCGCGCGCGCCAACCTCGAACGGGTGGGTCTGAGCGACAAGGAGTCCGCGTATCCGGCGCAGCTCTCGGGCGGTCAGCAGCAGCGAGTGGCCATCGCCCGCGCCCTGTCCATGGAACCGGAGCTGATGCTCTTCGACGAGCCGACCTCGGCGCTCGACCCGGAGCTGGTCGGCGACGTGCTGGCGGTGATGCGCGGGCTCGCGCAGGAGGGCATGACGATGCTGGTCGTCACGCACGAGATGAGCTTCGCGCGGGAGGTCGCGGACCGGGTGGTGTTCATGGACGGCGGGATCATCGTCGAGGAAGGCGTGCCGGAGCGGGTGATCGCCGATCCGCAGCACGAGCGGACCCGGACGTTCCTGGCCCGGGTGCTCGATCCGGCGGCCGCCGGGATCATCGAGGTGGCGGAAGGGGAGCCACCGCCCGGGGAGCAGCAGCCGTGACCGTCTGATGCGGACCGGGCGGGGGCCGGGCGGCTCCCCTCCCGCCGCCCGCTCCCGACCTGGAGGCACCGCTTGTTCGTCGACCTGCCCCTGGACCAGCTGCGCGCCTACCGGCCCCCGCTGCCCGAGCCCGACGGCTTCGACGCGTTCTGGCGGCGCACGCTGGACGGGGCCGCCGCGTTCGATCTCGACGCGCGCTTCACGGAGACCGACGCGGGTCTGTCCCAGCTGCACACCTGCGACGTGGAGTTCTCGGGCTTCGGCGGGCACCGCGTCAAGGGCTGGTTCCTGATGCCGCGCGCGGCGGGCGGGCCGCTGCCGTGCGTCGTGCAGTACCTCGGGTACGGCGGCGGCCGCATGCACCCGCACGACTGGCTGCTGTGGCCCGCCGCGGGCTACGCGACGCTGGTGATGGACACCCGGGGCCAGAGCGGCCCGAACCGCCCCGGCGACACGCCCGACCCGGTCGCCGCCGCCAACCCGGGCGTGCCCGGCAAGCTGACTCAGGGGCTGCTCGACCCCGACGGCTACTACTACCGCCGGGTCTACACCGACGGCGTACGGGCCGTGGCGGCGGCACGCGGGCACGCGGCGGTGGACGCCACGCGGATCGTGGTGGCGGGCGGCAGCCAGGGCGGCGCCATCGCGCTGGCCGTGGCCGGGCTGGTGCCGGGCCTCGCGGGCGCACTGATCGACGTACCGTTCCTGACCCACATCCGGCGCGCCGTCGAGATCACCGACGAGGGCCCGTACGGTGAGCTGACCCGCTATCTCGCGGGCGCCCGGACCGAGGTGGACGCGGCCCTGCACACGCTCGACCACTTCGACGGCCTGAACTTCGCGGTCCGCGCGAGCGCCTCCGCCCTCTTCGGGACCGCGCTGCGCGACCCGGTCACGCCCGCCTCCACCGGTTTCGCCGCGTACCACCACTACGCGGGCCCGAAGGAGCTGCGGACCTGGCGGTTCAACGGGCACGAGGGCGGGGGCGGGCACCAGCGGGCGGAGGAGATCCGCTTCGTGCGGGGGCTGATGGGCTGACCGGGCGCGGACCGGGGGTGGTCAGCGCGCCCGCAGCAGATGGTCCATCGCGAGCTGGTCGAGCCGCTCGAAGGCCATCCCGCGGGCGGCGGCCGCTTCCGCGTCGAAGGACTCGTACGCCGTACGGTCCGCGAGCAGGGCGGCGAGCCCGTCCTCGGCGGTGGGCCGGGCCAGCTCGTCCAGCCGGGACGCGCGCAGCGCCTCCTGGACGGCCGGGTCCGCGCGGAAGGCCGCGGCGCGCTCCTTGAGGATCAGATAGGTGCGCATGCATCCGGCCGCCGAGTCCCACACGCCGTCCGGGTCCTCGGTGCGCGGCGGCTTGAAGTCGAAGTGCCGCGGACCGTCGTACCCCGCCGTCTCCAGCAGGTCCACCAGCCAGAACGCGGCGCGCAGATCGCCGGCGCCGAACCGCAGGTCCTGGTCGTACTTGACGCCGGACTGCCCGTTCAGGTCGATGTGGAAGAGCTTGCCCGCCCACAGGGCCTGCGCGATGCCGTGCGGGACGTTCAGCCCGGCCATCTGCTCGTGGCCGACCTCCGGGTTGACGCCGTACAGCTCCGGCCGTTCCAGCCGCTCGATGAACGCGAGGGCGTGGCCGACGGTGGGCAGGAGGATGTCGCCGCGCGGCTCGTTGGGCTTCGGTTCGATGGCGAACCGCAGGTCGTAGCCCTGTTCGACGACATACTGGCCGAGGAGGTCGAACGCCTCCTTCATCCGGTCCAGGGCAGCGCGCACGTCCTTGGCCGCGCCGGACTCCGCGCCTTCGCGTCCGCCCCACGCCACGTACGTACGGGCGCCCAGCTCGGCCGCCAGGTCGATGTTCCGCAGGGTCTTGCGCAGCGCGTAGCGCCGTACGTCGCGGTCGTTGGCGGTGAAGGCGCCGTCCTTGAAGACCGGATGGGTGAAGAGGTTGGTCGTCGCCATCGGGACGGCCAGCCCGGTGGCGTCCAGCGCCTGGCGGAAGCGCTTGACGGCCGCCTCGCGGGCGATGTCGCCGGACCCGAAGGGGATCAGGTCGTCGTCGTGGAAGGTGACGCCGTACGCGCCCAGGTCCGCCAGCCGGTGGACGGCCTCGACCGGGTCGAGCGGGCGGCGGGTGGCGTCCCCGAACGGGTCGCGGCCCTGCCAGCCGACCGTCCACAGGCCGAAGCTGAATTTGTCCTCGGGCACGGGCTGGTAGCTCATCGTGGCTCCCTCGGCCGATCCACCAATTCGTCATGGCGCTTTACAAATTGCGGCGAGCCCAAACTAATATGCGGCAGCACGCCGGGAAAGCCCTTCGACGGGTGTGCTGCCCGGCGACCGGCAAGGCCGCCCCGCAGTCCGGAGGGAGCACGCGATGGGCACACAGGCAGCGGGACCGCTGGTGGTCGGCGTGGACAGTTCCACCCAGTCCGCCAAGGCGCTCGTGGTGGATGCCGCGACGGGCCGGGTCGTCGCCCGCGGGCAGGCTCCGCACGTGGTCGGCGGTGGTACGGGGCCCGGCGGCGCGGGCAAGGAGAGCGACCCCGAGCAGTGGTGGCAGGCGCTCGGCGAGGCGCTGCGCCAGTGCGGTGACGCCGCGCGGCAGGCGGCGGCCGTCTCCGTCGCGGGCCAGCAGCACGGCCTGGTCACCCTCGACGCTTCGGGGCGGCCGGTGCGTCCGGCGCTGCTGTGGAACGACGTACGGTCGGCGCCCCAGCAGCGGCGTCTGCTGGAGGAATTCGGCGGGCCGCAGGCATGGGCGCGGCGGGTGGGCAGTGTGCCGCAGCCCGCGTTCACCGTGACCAAGTGGGCCTGGCTGCGCGAGACCGAACCCGCGGCGGCCGACGCGACGGCCGCGGTACGGCTGCCGCACGACTATCTCACCGAGCGTCTGACGGGCGAGGCGGTCACCGACCGCGGCGACGCGTCCGGTACGGGCTGGTGGTCACCGGCCGACGAGACGTACGACGAGGAGATCCTGCGGCACGTCGGCCTGGACCCGAAGACGCTGCCGCGGGTGGCGCGTCCCGGTGAGGCGGCGGGCACCGTACGGGGCGGTGAACTGCCGCTTCCACAGGGTGCGTTGGTCGCGGCGGGCACCGGCGACAACATGGCGGCGGCGCTGGGGCTCGGACTGCGTCCGGGCCGGCCCGTCCTGAGTCTGGGCACCTCGGGCACGGTCTACGCGGTGTCCGACCGGCGTCCGCCCGGCGATCCGACGGGCACCGTCGCCGGGTTCGCCGACGCGCGCGGCGACTGGCTGCCGCTGGCCTGCACCCTGAACTGCACGCTGGCCGTGGACCGGGTCGCCACCCTGCTCGGGCTGGAGCGGGAGGACGTGGAGCCCGGCGGATCGGTGGTGATGCTCCCCTTCCTGGACGGCGAGCGCACGCCCGCTCTACCGCACGCGTCCGGGCTGCTGCACGGCCTGCGGCACGACACGACACGCGGGCAGGTACTCCAAGCGGCCTACGACGGGGCGGCCTTCGCGCTGCTCCAGGCGCTGGGCCGGATCGCGGGCGAAGACCTGCCCGCCGATGTGCCGCTGCTGCTGATCGGCGGCGGAGCGCGGGGCCGGGCCTGGCGGGACACCGTACGCCGGCTTTCGGGGCGGCCCGTAGTGGTGCCCGAGGCCGCCGAACTGGTCGCCCTCGGCGCGGCGGCGCAGGCCGCGGGGCTGCTGCTGGGCGAGGACCCGGCGGCGGTGGCGCGGCGCTGGGGGACGGCGCGCGGTACCGAGTACGCGGCGGTTCCGTGCGACACGGCGGCGCGGGAGCGGCTGGCGGAAACGCTCTCTGCCGGTGGGGCGCTGCTGGGGGCGTGACGGGAACGGTGCTCCGCCGCTGCCGAGGGTGAGCGGAACGGTGACCCGCCCGTCGGCGAAGCGTGAGCGGAACGGTGCTTCGCGCGCGGACGGGACGTAAGAGGAACGCGGTTCCGCCCGCTGCCGAAGGGTGACCGGCGCCGGTTCGCACCCCGGGAACGGTGGCCGGAAATCCGGATCCGGGGAACGGATTCGGACGCCGCCGTACCGTCGGCGCGGGAGTTGTGATGGGGTGCCGGGCATGAGCATCTTTGTTCGTGCCCGGTTCGATGTCCGCGACCGCCGGCAGGACGGCATCGAGCGGAGTGCCACCGCGCTGCACGAGGCGGCCGGACCGGAACCGGTGAGCCCGACCTACCGCTGGTTCACCCTGCCCGAGCCCGGCGCCTACCTGGTGCTGGAGGAGTACGCCGACCCGGCGGCGCCCGGAGCGGCCCCGGAGTGCTGCACCGGGCTGCTGACGAGCCTGGGGCGGTGTGCGGACATGGCGTTCGCCGAGATGTACGGGGCGCTGGGGCCCGGGCGACCGGATGCGGTGGGCTGACGGCCGCTCCGCATCCGTACCCACCTCGCACCACCCGACGAACCCGGGAGGACCCCGCCCCGCATGATCACCACGTCCGCCCCGCCCAGACCCTGCGTATCACCCGCCCTGCCCGCCCCGTCCGCAACAGGCGCCCCATGACCGCTCCCGGCGCCGACACGCAGCACGGCATCCGCCGCCGCAACCTGGCGCGGGTCCTGGGGGCCGTGGCCGCCGACGGGCCCGTGTCGCGGGCAGGTGTCGCGGCGCGGGTCGGGCTGACCCGGGCGGCCGTCGGCACACTGGTCGACGCCCTGCTGCGGGCCGGTCTGCTGGTCGAGACGGGCCCGGCGGCGACCGGCGGACGCGGGCGGCCGGGCAGCGAACTGGCCGTCAGCGACACCGGGCCCGCGGGCATCGGCGCCGAGATCGGCGTGGGCAACTTGGCGGTGTGCGCCGTCGATCTGCGCGGGCGGATACGGGCCCGGGCGGCGGCCGACGTGGCCGACCGGGGCAGCGAGCCGGGCCCCGTACTGCGCCGTCTGGCCGGGATGATCGCGGAGGTCACGGACCGGATCGCGGCGCTGGACCTGCGGCCCGCCGGGCTCACGGTCGCGGTCCCGGGGCTGGTGGCACGCGGTACGACGACCGTGGTGCACGCCCCCAACCTCGGCTGGCGGAACGTCGATCCGGCTCCGGTACTCCGCGCCCTGACCGCCGTGCCCGAGCCGCTCACCGTCGAGAACGAGGCCAACCTCGGCGCGCTGGCCGAGCTGCGGCTCGGCGGCGGGCCGGACGGCAGTGGAGCGCCGCCGCCCGACTTCCTCCACGTCTCGGCGGAGGCGGGAATCGGCGCAGCGGTCGTCGTGGACGGTCAACTGCTGCGTGGGGCGCGGGGGTTCGCGGGTGAGCTGGGGCACGTACCGGTGTATCCCGGCGGGCGGCCGTGCGGCTGCGGCGCGCGGGGGTGCCTGGAGCAGTACGCGGGAGAAGCGGCCGTACTACGGGCGGCCGGTCTCGACCCGGGGCGTGCGGCGGCCGGGCACCCCGGTCCGCGGGCGCGCGTCGAACTCCTCGCCCATCGCGCCGCCGCCGGGAACCCCGCCACGCTGGCCGCCCTGCGGGACGCGGGGACGGCGCTCGGGATCGCGCTCGCGGGGGCCGTGCACCTGCTCGACCCGGAGGCGGTGCTGCTCGGCGGGGCGCTGGCGCGGCTGGCGCCCTGGCTCCTGCCGTCGCTGGAGCGGGAGCTGACGGCCCGTACGGCCCTCGCGCCGTACGCGGGGACCGCGCCGCGGATACGGGTGGCCGCCGCCCGCTGCGGCGCCGACGGGCCGCTGCTCGGCGCCGCGCACGCCGCCCTGCGCGCCGTTCTCGACGATCCGCTGGGCCGGTCCTGGACACCCGCCGTTTCCCGGCAGCTCTCCGGAGAATAACCCGCTCCGTCGCCTCGACGCCTTTTCCCGGCCCTGGTCCACCGGTCCGCGGCCGGAATCACCCCGGCACACTTTCCAGCAACTGATTCCACTAAACCTGTCCATCTCCCTTATTTTTCATGCCACTCGTTCGAGTGATTGCCCCGATTAAAACGACACGCCTATGTTCAGTGCGACGAGCGGTACGGACCTCGTCTCGCGAACGGCCGTGGCTCCGGCCGCCGTCCTCTTTCCAACCTTCCAAGATTGGTGGCGCAGCCGTGACGGTTACGGACGAGACAATTCCCGGCCCCGAGGGCGAAACTCAGAATTCCAGCCTCACGACGGCGGCGGCCCGCAATCTGGCCACGACCACCAAGACCGTGCCGCAGATGCAGGGCGTCACCTCACGCTGGCTGCTGCGGCTGCTGCCCTGGGTGCAGGTCTCCGGCGGTACGTACCGCGTCAACCGGCGGCTGACCTACACGGTCGGCGACGGCCGCGTGGACTTCGCCGTCTCTGGCACCGAAGTATCGATCATCCCCGACGAACTGCGCGAACTGCCCGCGCTGCGCGACTTCACCGACAGCGCGGTGCTCGGCGCGCTCGGCGAGCGCTTCGTCCAGCGCGAGTACGCGCCCGGCGACGCGATCGCCACCGCCGGCGCGCCCGCCGACCGCCTGGTGCTGATCGTGCACGGCCGGGCCGACCGGATCGGCGCCGGGAAATACGGCGACGAAACGGTCCTGGAAGCGCTCGCCGGGGGCGACCACCTCGGCGACAAGCCGCTCACCGACACCGCCGCCTCGTGGGAGTACACCTACCGCGCGGTGACCCGGGTGACCGTCATGGAGCTGCCCCGGCAGGCCGCGCAGGAGGTCACGGACCGCTCGCAGGAGCTGCGCGACCACCTCGCGACGGCCGGCGCGGGCAGCGCTCCGCCGCGCAACGCCAGCGGCGAGCGGGCCATCGAGGTCGCCTCCGGCCATCACGGCGAGCCGCGGGTGCCCGGCACCTTCGTCGACTACGAGCTCAACCCCCGGGAGTACGAGCTGAGCGTGGCGCAGTCGGTGCTGCGGGCCCACACCCGGGTCGGCGACCTGTACAGCGACCCGATGAACCAGGTCGAGCAGCAGTTGCGGCTGACCATCCAGGCGCTGCGCGAGCGCCAGGAGCACGAGATGGTCAACAACCGCGAGTTCGGGCTGCTGCACAACGCCGACCTGACGCAGCGCGTCCGTACCCGCAGCGGCCCGCCCACCCCCGACGACCTCGACGACCTGCTCGCGACGGTGTGGAAGGACCCGGCCTTCCTGCTCGCCCACCCGAAGGCGATCGCCGCCTTCGGCCGGCAGTGCAGCGCCCGTGGCCTGTATCCGACGGCGGTCGACTTCATGGGGCACTCGCTGCCTTCCTGGCGCGGGGTCCCGATCTTCCCGTGCAACAAGATTCCGGTCGGCGCGGACGGCACCAGTTCGTTCCTGGTGATGCGCACCGGCGAGGAGAAGCAGGGCGTCGTCGGACTGCACCAGACGGGAATCCCGGACGAATACGAGCCGGGGCTCTCGGTGCGGTTCATGGGCGTCAACGACCAGGCCATCGCCAACTATCTCGTGAGCGCCTACTACTCCGCCGCGATCCTGGTGCCGGACGCGCTGGGAATTCTGGAGGACGTGCAGACCGGCCAATGAACCACCCCGTTCCAGCCATGAGAAGCGGTTGAAGAACCGTTTGCCGAGATATGACGATCCCGCGTCATTCATGGCCGAAATCCCGTCAATGCCGGCGCGACATCCGCGGCTCCCGCGCGCAGTCCCCGCGCGCGCTCCCCGGCCGCGTACCGCGGGACGGTCGCGTCCGGCCCGCGGCCCTGACCGTCCCACGACCCACAGGAACAGGTGAAACCCCCCATGACCACATCTGCGGACCCGACGTCCGGACCCGGCGCCACCCCGGACACCGACCAGGCGCGCACCAGCCTGGCGACAGCCGCGGCACGCAATCTGGCCACCACGACCAAGACCGTGCCGCAGATGCAGGGGATCTCCTCCCGCTGGCTGCTGCGCGTGCTGCCGTGGACGCAGGTCTCCGGCGGCACGTACCGCGTCAACCGGCGCCTGACGCACACCCTGGGAGACGGCCGGGTCGAGTTCACCAGCACCGGTTCCGACGTCCGGGTCATCCCCGCGGAGCTGCGGGAGCTGCCGCCGCTGCGCGACTTCGACGATCCGGCGGCGCTGGAGGCGCTGGCCGGTCAGTTCGTGCAGGAGGAGCACGCGCCCGGTGACGTGCTGGTGGAGCAGGGACGGCCGGCCGACCGGGTCGTCCTGGTCGCGCACGGCAAGCTGAACCGTATCGGCACCGGCAAGTACGGCGACGAAACGGTCCTCGGCGTCCTCGCGGACGGCGACCACCTGGGCGAAACGGCACTGCTGTCACCGGACGCGGTCTGGGAGCACACGGTCCGCGCGGTCACCCGGGTGACCGTACTGACGCTGCCCCGCACCGCGTACGAACAGCTCGCGGACCGCTCCCCCGGCCTGCGCGACCACCTGGAGCGCTACCGCACCGCCCAGATCCCGCCGCAGAACAAACACGGCGAGGCGGCCATCGACGTGGCCTCGGGCCACACCGGCGAACCCGCGCTGCCGGGCACCTTCGTCAACTACGAAGTGGCGCCGCGTGAATACGAACTGAGCGTCGCGCAGACCGTACTGAAGATCCACACCCGGGTCGCCGACCTCTACAACAACCCGATGAACCAGCTGGACCAACAGTTGCGGCTGACCATCGAGGCGCTGCGCGAGCGCCAGGAGCACGAGATGGTCAACAACCGCGAGTTCGGCCTGCTGCACAACGCCGATCTCAAGCAGCGCATCCACACCCGCAGCGGCCCGCCCACCCCGGACGACCTGGACGAACTGATCGCGCGGCGCCGCAAGACGCAGTACCTGCTGGCCCACCCGCGCACCATCGCGGCCATCGGCCGGGAGTGGAACGCCCGCGGCATCTACCCCACCACCGCGGAGATCGGCGGCACCCCCGTCCGCGCCTGGCGCGGCATCCCGCTGCTCCCCTGCAACAAGATCCCCGTCAACCCCGACCAGACCAGCTCGATCATCGCCATGCGCGTCGGCGAGGAGAACCAGGGCGTCGTCGGCCTGCACCAGACCGGCATCCCCGACGAGTACCAGCCCGGCCTCTCCGTCCGCTTCATGGGCATCAACGACCAGGCGGTCATCAACTACCTGGTGAGCGCCTACTACTCGGCAGCCGTCCTGGTACCGGACGCACTGGGCGTCCTGGAGGACGTGGAGATCGGCCACTAGCCCGCGCCACCTGACGTCAACCGCCCGCTGTCCCGGCATCGTGCCGGGGCGGCGGGCGGAGTGTGCCGGTCCGCCCAGGGCTCACTGGCCGTCGGCCGCTGCCGGGTCCTCGGCGGGGAAGAGGATGGGGCTGATCAGGTAGCGGGTGCGTTCCGGCGAGGGCTCGTTGGTGATCCGCCGCGTCAGCGCCGCACGCATCTCCTCGATCAGGGCGGTCAGTTCCTCCCGGCTGAGCCACATGGCGTGCTGGCGATAACCGACCAGATCGGTGGCCGGGTCTGCGCCGGGCCGGTCGAGATAGGCGTGGAACTCGGCCAGCAGGGCCGACATCGCCACCGCGAACACCCGCCGGTGCTCGGCGACCGGTACGGAGGCGGCGGCCTCGGCGTCGACAACCGCCCGCTCACGCCGCAGCCGGTAACGGCGCTCGACCGCGCCGCGCACCCGCCGTTCGTCCTCGACCTCCAGCAGCCCGGCGTCCGCCAGCACACCGACCTGCCGGTAGACGGTGGCCTTCGAGGCGTC includes:
- a CDS encoding amino acid ABC transporter ATP-binding protein — its product is MTVVHTDQQPVTARRAIEVEGLHKSFGALEVLKGIDFSVERGEVVCVIGPSGSGKSTLLRCVNLLEEPTAGRVTVAGTEVTDPDVDIDRVRRRIGMVFQSFNLFPHLTALENLTIAQRRVLRRDRAAAEQVARANLERVGLSDKESAYPAQLSGGQQQRVAIARALSMEPELMLFDEPTSALDPELVGDVLAVMRGLAQEGMTMLVVTHEMSFAREVADRVVFMDGGIIVEEGVPERVIADPQHERTRTFLARVLDPAAAGIIEVAEGEPPPGEQQP
- a CDS encoding acetylxylan esterase gives rise to the protein MFVDLPLDQLRAYRPPLPEPDGFDAFWRRTLDGAAAFDLDARFTETDAGLSQLHTCDVEFSGFGGHRVKGWFLMPRAAGGPLPCVVQYLGYGGGRMHPHDWLLWPAAGYATLVMDTRGQSGPNRPGDTPDPVAAANPGVPGKLTQGLLDPDGYYYRRVYTDGVRAVAAARGHAAVDATRIVVAGGSQGGAIALAVAGLVPGLAGALIDVPFLTHIRRAVEITDEGPYGELTRYLAGARTEVDAALHTLDHFDGLNFAVRASASALFGTALRDPVTPASTGFAAYHHYAGPKELRTWRFNGHEGGGGHQRAEEIRFVRGLMG
- the xylA gene encoding xylose isomerase, translated to MSYQPVPEDKFSFGLWTVGWQGRDPFGDATRRPLDPVEAVHRLADLGAYGVTFHDDDLIPFGSGDIAREAAVKRFRQALDATGLAVPMATTNLFTHPVFKDGAFTANDRDVRRYALRKTLRNIDLAAELGARTYVAWGGREGAESGAAKDVRAALDRMKEAFDLLGQYVVEQGYDLRFAIEPKPNEPRGDILLPTVGHALAFIERLERPELYGVNPEVGHEQMAGLNVPHGIAQALWAGKLFHIDLNGQSGVKYDQDLRFGAGDLRAAFWLVDLLETAGYDGPRHFDFKPPRTEDPDGVWDSAAGCMRTYLILKERAAAFRADPAVQEALRASRLDELARPTAEDGLAALLADRTAYESFDAEAAAARGMAFERLDQLAMDHLLRAR
- the xylB gene encoding xylulokinase, with translation MGTQAAGPLVVGVDSSTQSAKALVVDAATGRVVARGQAPHVVGGGTGPGGAGKESDPEQWWQALGEALRQCGDAARQAAAVSVAGQQHGLVTLDASGRPVRPALLWNDVRSAPQQRRLLEEFGGPQAWARRVGSVPQPAFTVTKWAWLRETEPAAADATAAVRLPHDYLTERLTGEAVTDRGDASGTGWWSPADETYDEEILRHVGLDPKTLPRVARPGEAAGTVRGGELPLPQGALVAAGTGDNMAAALGLGLRPGRPVLSLGTSGTVYAVSDRRPPGDPTGTVAGFADARGDWLPLACTLNCTLAVDRVATLLGLEREDVEPGGSVVMLPFLDGERTPALPHASGLLHGLRHDTTRGQVLQAAYDGAAFALLQALGRIAGEDLPADVPLLLIGGGARGRAWRDTVRRLSGRPVVVPEAAELVALGAAAQAAGLLLGEDPAAVARRWGTARGTEYAAVPCDTAARERLAETLSAGGALLGA
- a CDS encoding ROK family transcriptional regulator, encoding MTAPGADTQHGIRRRNLARVLGAVAADGPVSRAGVAARVGLTRAAVGTLVDALLRAGLLVETGPAATGGRGRPGSELAVSDTGPAGIGAEIGVGNLAVCAVDLRGRIRARAAADVADRGSEPGPVLRRLAGMIAEVTDRIAALDLRPAGLTVAVPGLVARGTTTVVHAPNLGWRNVDPAPVLRALTAVPEPLTVENEANLGALAELRLGGGPDGSGAPPPDFLHVSAEAGIGAAVVVDGQLLRGARGFAGELGHVPVYPGGRPCGCGARGCLEQYAGEAAVLRAAGLDPGRAAAGHPGPRARVELLAHRAAAGNPATLAALRDAGTALGIALAGAVHLLDPEAVLLGGALARLAPWLLPSLERELTARTALAPYAGTAPRIRVAAARCGADGPLLGAAHAALRAVLDDPLGRSWTPAVSRQLSGE
- a CDS encoding family 2B encapsulin nanocompartment shell protein; the encoded protein is MTVTDETIPGPEGETQNSSLTTAAARNLATTTKTVPQMQGVTSRWLLRLLPWVQVSGGTYRVNRRLTYTVGDGRVDFAVSGTEVSIIPDELRELPALRDFTDSAVLGALGERFVQREYAPGDAIATAGAPADRLVLIVHGRADRIGAGKYGDETVLEALAGGDHLGDKPLTDTAASWEYTYRAVTRVTVMELPRQAAQEVTDRSQELRDHLATAGAGSAPPRNASGERAIEVASGHHGEPRVPGTFVDYELNPREYELSVAQSVLRAHTRVGDLYSDPMNQVEQQLRLTIQALRERQEHEMVNNREFGLLHNADLTQRVRTRSGPPTPDDLDDLLATVWKDPAFLLAHPKAIAAFGRQCSARGLYPTAVDFMGHSLPSWRGVPIFPCNKIPVGADGTSSFLVMRTGEEKQGVVGLHQTGIPDEYEPGLSVRFMGVNDQAIANYLVSAYYSAAILVPDALGILEDVQTGQ
- a CDS encoding family 2B encapsulin nanocompartment shell protein, whose product is MTTSADPTSGPGATPDTDQARTSLATAAARNLATTTKTVPQMQGISSRWLLRVLPWTQVSGGTYRVNRRLTHTLGDGRVEFTSTGSDVRVIPAELRELPPLRDFDDPAALEALAGQFVQEEHAPGDVLVEQGRPADRVVLVAHGKLNRIGTGKYGDETVLGVLADGDHLGETALLSPDAVWEHTVRAVTRVTVLTLPRTAYEQLADRSPGLRDHLERYRTAQIPPQNKHGEAAIDVASGHTGEPALPGTFVNYEVAPREYELSVAQTVLKIHTRVADLYNNPMNQLDQQLRLTIEALRERQEHEMVNNREFGLLHNADLKQRIHTRSGPPTPDDLDELIARRRKTQYLLAHPRTIAAIGREWNARGIYPTTAEIGGTPVRAWRGIPLLPCNKIPVNPDQTSSIIAMRVGEENQGVVGLHQTGIPDEYQPGLSVRFMGINDQAVINYLVSAYYSAAVLVPDALGVLEDVEIGH
- a CDS encoding helix-turn-helix domain-containing protein is translated as MDTVDLLLHPVRLRIVHALSGGRALTTTQLCTLLPDASKATVYRQVGVLADAGLLEVEDERRVRGAVERRYRLRRERAVVDAEAAASVPVAEHRRVFAVAMSALLAEFHAYLDRPGADPATDLVGYRQHAMWLSREELTALIEEMRAALTRRITNEPSPERTRYLISPILFPAEDPAAADGQ